In Deltaproteobacteria bacterium, the genomic stretch ACTCTCTACGTCATGCCCTCGAAAGAGGGCATCCAGTAAAGCCTAATAAAATCGATCAATTACAGAGATGAGATCAAGAGTCAGATTAACTAGGGGGTGTCCCTAATACGTTAATTCTTATTATTTACATAATTATATTAAAAAAGCGTGTGGATTATCCCGCAGATTTATGATTATTTATTTTGGATTTTTTTGCACCTTTTTTCTCATTGACGTATCTGAAAAAGTGTTGTTATTTAGAGCACATAGATCGTTTGTGAAAAAATAAAAAATTTATTTTACAACACTTGACAGAGGCGATTGCTGCTCTAAAATTATATGTGGGAGTAAAAGAATGAACACGGCTATTGCCTTAAAACGTAACGATTTAGACTACTACATTGCTGAAATAAATCAATACCCATTGCTTTCGCACGATGAAGAAATTGAACTTGCGAATCGCTACCGTAATCATGGTGATGTGGCGTCTGCTCATAAATTAGTCGTATCTAATTTACGCTTCGTAGTAAAAATAGCCCATCAATATCGTGCTTATGGCTTATCCCTGCTTGATTTAATTCAAGAAGGCAACATCGGCTTAATGGTTGCGGTTAAAAAATTTGATCCCAGCAAAGGTTACCGTCTCATTTCATATGCCGTGTGGTGGATTCGCGCTCAAATTCGTTCTTTTATTGTACGTTCTTGGTCGTTGGTAAAACTTGGCACCACTTATGCACAACGTAAACTTTTTTTCTCTCGTAAAGCTTTAGGAGAATATTCTGAAGCTGGTCGTGATGACGACATTCAAATGCAAAAAAATTTAGCTACCGAACTTGGTCTAAAAACTAAAGAAATTGATGAAATGGAATTACGGTTAGCAGCTCGCGATTTCTCACTTGATGCTAATATATCACAAGATAGCCATAACACCTATTTGGATGAACTTTCTTACCAACATCAACTCTCTCAAGAAGATGAATTAGTTGAACAAGAACAAAAACATTTACTTCGTGGTGAAGTTGCTGCTGCAATGGGCAAACTAAACGAAAAAGAACGTTATGTGGTTGAACATCGTATGCTTCAAGACGAACCTCAGACACTACAAGAAATCGGCAATCGATTCAAAGTATCGCGCGAGCGTGTACGTCAACTTGAAAAACGAGTTGTAGATAAACTTCGTAATGCTCTCGCAAAAGCTAATGGCGAAGAAGCCGCTGTTAGTGTAGCATCATAAAATCCGAAGGCTGTTAGTCTTCTTAATCTAATTTGTAATACAGCATATAATAAAAAAAGCCGCTGGTACCTTAAAAAACAGGAACCAGCTGCTTTATTGTCTTAAAGAATCTAAGCTTTAGAAATTGTTCCAAAGATACTGATTGGTTACTTCATGGTGGAACTGAATCTCAGAAGATTTAATTAAAGTACCAAGTTGTTTTGGGCAACGCTCAGCCGCTGCAAGCTTTAATTCAGCATATTTATTTTGAATATCTTCACCTAAAAGCTTTGCTGCAAATGGACTAGACTTAAACATACGAATTGCATCAAATATATTGTCAGGTAGAAAGCGTGTACGTGAACGTTTATCGTTATCGTCTGGTGTATTTTCACCCTCAAAACCAGTACGAATCAATGAATACATCAACATGTATGGATTTGCATCAGGGGCCACTGCTCGCATTTCAATACGTGCCGATCGTTCATTTCCAAGTGGAATACGTACCATAGCACCACGATTTACCGCACTTGCTTTTATTTGATTTGGTGCTTCATAGTGTGGATCAAGGCGGCGATAGGAATTAACGCTTGAGTTGCCAATAAGGCAAATATCATTAGCATGATTTAAAAATCGATCAATAAATTGCCAACCTAATGCTGACAACCCATCTTGGCCATTTTTATCATAGAATAGATTTTTACCATCGCGAGCAATCGACATGTTTGTATGCATACCACTGCCATTGATACCAATCATTGGCTTAGGTAAAAAACTAGCTGTTAAGTCCATTTGTGCAGCTACTTGACGACATAGTAGTTTATAAAGCTGTACTTGGTCGGCGGCAGTAGTAATCTCAGCATATGAGAAATTCATCTCAAATTGGCTTGGTGCAACTTCTGGATGATCTTTCTCATTTTGAAAACCCATGGCTC encodes the following:
- a CDS encoding RNA polymerase factor sigma-32 is translated as MNTAIALKRNDLDYYIAEINQYPLLSHDEEIELANRYRNHGDVASAHKLVVSNLRFVVKIAHQYRAYGLSLLDLIQEGNIGLMVAVKKFDPSKGYRLISYAVWWIRAQIRSFIVRSWSLVKLGTTYAQRKLFFSRKALGEYSEAGRDDDIQMQKNLATELGLKTKEIDEMELRLAARDFSLDANISQDSHNTYLDELSYQHQLSQEDELVEQEQKHLLRGEVAAAMGKLNEKERYVVEHRMLQDEPQTLQEIGNRFKVSRERVRQLEKRVVDKLRNALAKANGEEAAVSVAS
- a CDS encoding glutamine synthetase; translated protein: METKGLRDFLEIPYDRLEEMNLKNKEDRLNRVSIDKLREQNNKQLADEKRIKAITVCFTDLEGRLHMLDYDKKFLLKSQDNLTFDGSSIRGFSEQAESDLRLLLDWSSLYWLPSDVFGPGKVILFGEVCNRDSSPYSADFRSRLKQLSKELYEKDKTVANAATEIEGFIFKGRDAERRYHETGKFDFISTGGYYHSLPGDLLRVFIDKAAEVQRAMGFQNEKDHPEVAPSQFEMNFSYAEITTAADQVQLYKLLCRQVAAQMDLTASFLPKPMIGINGSGMHTNMSIARDGKNLFYDKNGQDGLSALGWQFIDRFLNHANDICLIGNSSVNSYRRLDPHYEAPNQIKASAVNRGAMVRIPLGNERSARIEMRAVAPDANPYMLMYSLIRTGFEGENTPDDNDKRSRTRFLPDNIFDAIRMFKSSPFAAKLLGEDIQNKYAELKLAAAERCPKQLGTLIKSSEIQFHHEVTNQYLWNNF